A part of Drosophila bipectinata strain 14024-0381.07 chromosome 3L, DbipHiC1v2, whole genome shotgun sequence genomic DNA contains:
- the galene gene encoding uncharacterized protein galene, which produces MSGRRAQSLPAHMLEPAKPERGRCVAAICFSWKVITCIVSHVLLVLLVVSYCVGGAYLFQHLERPHELEIKRGIENLRFNLTENIWLLSDDAEVLRESDWMANVSKHLANFEKQILTAIKAHGWDGNEDLKKSQWTFAGSLFYSIIVITTIGYGHISPRTDWGKVTTIFYAIVGIPLMLICLSNIGDVMATSFRFLYWRICCYVCTRTAKRPRNARSRQRSMRSQRHARSQPPPSFRRSMKMTQRSGNDSGLGPSMGHAYSDPELRMGRGYDDREFGHRSSGGRNRRQQHQQHQHHNPYHDPRQRHTIYGDEYETQTLNRSNRYSSRQRQRDRMRDRHTVERERYSRSHLDAGSIEDFSDVPPPAKRAHSVRSVRSPHKQDSSRASKELQRLHSAPGRSRAKSVDPRHVSSHYEDVDEDVVRKTPIIPNRYAMDDFGGNGHRRQSAPRSQSMPRSAHQRQRQRDRDRERERSPQPPPQNSHRQNNGRRAGSLGRQTSRYGNHLELPDYDAPPRGRDHRRDQRGHSQGRYDDYVEESFDEGSVYGDHYEDYPPPRSRSRSREPRRRERRRERAERLPPSPRIMSPMGFPVQRQIRRRPSYDYDDDDSMYGDEYGDYGDLLPKDRPVPIWLCVFLVVSYILGGAALFAYWESWSFLDSAYFCFITLTTIGFGDFVPAKGVKDESEQSIAYCSLYLLFGIALLAMSFNLVQEEFIANVKEVARRLGILKDDDDDQDED; this is translated from the exons ATGTCGGGTAGGAGGGCCCAATCTCTGCCGGCACACATGTTGGAACCGGCCAAGCCGGAGCGCGGAAGGTGTGTGGCGGCCATCTGCTTCTCGTGGAAAGTGATCACCTGCATCGTGTCACATGTGCTGCTGGTGCTTCTCGTGGTTTCCTATTGCGTGGGTGGAGCGTATCTTTTCCAGCACCTGGAGCGACCCCACGAACTGGAG ATCAAACGTGGCATTGAAAATCTGCGCTTTAATCTCACGGAGAACATATGGCTTCTGTCGGATGATGCAGAGGTCCTGCGGGAAAGCGACTGGATGGCCAATGTTAGCAAGCACTTGGCCAACTTTGAGAAGCAAATCCTCACGGCCATCAAGGCGCATGGCTGGGACGGCAACGAGGATCTCAAGAAGTCCCAGTGGACCTTTGCCGGGTCACTATTCTACTCCATCATAGTGATAACTACCATAG GTTATGGCCACATATCGCCGCGCACGGATTGGGGCAAGGTGACAACGATTTTCTACGCCATCGTGGGCATTCCACTGATGCTCATCTGTCTGTCCAACATTGGCGATGTCATGGCCACATCATTCCG TTTCCTTTACTGGAGAATCTGCTGCTATGTGTGCACCCGCACTGCGAAACGTCCCAGGAATGCCCGATCCCGGCAAAGATCTATGCGCTCCCAACGGCACGCCCGCTCCCAGCCACCGCCCTCCTTCCGGCGCTCCATGAAAATGACCCAGCGATCGGGTAATGACTCTGGCTTGGGTCCCTCCATGGGACATGCCTACTCCGATCCGGAACTGCGTATGGGAAGGGGATACGATGATCGGGAGTTCGGACACAGAAGCAGTGGAGGCCGCAACCGTCgccagcagcatcagcaacaccagcaccaCAATCCCTACCATGATCCCCGCCAGAGGCACACCATCTACGGAGATGAGTACGAGACACAGACGCTGAACCGGTCCAATCGCTACAGCAGCCGGCAGAGGCAGCGCGACCGGATGAGGGATAGACACACCGTGGAGAGGGAGCGCTACTCGCGATCCCACTTGGATGCGGGCTCCATCGAGGACTTTAGCGATGTACCCCCGCCGGCGAAGAGAGCTCATAGTGTCCGATCAGTGCGCTCGCCCCACAAGCAAGACTCCTCGAGGGCTAGCAAGGAGCTGCAACGCCTTCACTCTGCCCCGGGCAGGAGTAGGGCCAAGTCGGTGGATCCCAGGCATGTGTCGTCGCACTACGAAGATGTGGACGAGGATGTGGTGAGGAAAACACCCATTATTCCGAATAGATATGCAATGGACGACTTTGGAGGGAACGGGCATCGAAGGCAGTCGGCTCCAAGGAGTCAATCCATGCCGAGATCGGCCCACCAAAGACAACGGCAGAGGGATAGGGATAGGGAGAGGGAGCGTTCACCTCAACCGCCTCCACAAAACTCCCATCGCCAGAATAACGGCAGGAGAGCCGGAAGCCTGGGCAGACAAACATCGCGATATGGCAATCATTTGGAGCTTCCAGACTACGACGCTCCACCGCGCGGCAGGGATCATCGGAGGGATCAGCGTGGCCATTCGCAAGGACGCTACGACGATTATGTGGAAGAGAGTTTCGATGAAGGATCCGTTTACGGAGATCACTACGAGGATTATCCTCCGCCACGCAGTCGCTCAAGAAGCCGGGAGCCCAGGAGACGAGAGCGCAGAAGGGAGCGAGCTGAACGCTTGCCTCCTTCCCCACGGATCATGTCGCCCATGGGCTTTCCAGTCCAACGACAAATTCGTCGGCGTCCTAGCTATGATTACGATGACGACGACTCTATGTATGGAGATGAGTATGGCGACTACGGCGATCTCCTGCCCAAGGATCGTCCTGTGCCCATTTGGTTGTGCGTCTTCCTGGTTGTTAGCTACATCCTCGGAGGAGCAGCTCTCTTTGCCTATTGGGAGAGCTGGTCCTTCCTGGATTCGGCCTACTTTTGCTTCATCACCCTGACTACTATCG GCTTTGGAGACTTTGTTCCCGCTAAAGGTGTCAAGGATGAATCGGAGCAGTCCATTGCCTACTGTTCGCTCTACCTGCTCTTCGGTATCGCCTTGCTGGCCATGAGCTTCAACCTCGTCCAGGAGGAATTCATTGCCAATGTCAAGGAAGTGGCCCGCCGTCTGGGAATCCTCaaggacgacgacgatgatcAGGATGAAGATTAG
- the LOC108130184 gene encoding uncharacterized protein, which produces MRNNCLIVVALCLLGLVAAKSSDDHWVWRSYNRHERSFRDIDRRSSPIRNSYDNKLRREPTTRRPLPGEPENDEIEDYADVEPTRSSDTPNVGTRQYNPYGGQPNAGQFGGVGGYGGNPGVLVGPGGPTGIIGRPQIFPNPYQPGYGGFSGAQNGIGGYPGVGGYAGFPGANVGTGYTGYPGNGLGLNQFPGNGQYPYGTSYPGSDFNGNQFAAGGQFPGLGQYPSNPQFGGPQYTEGYGLAGGLGLGQLGTGGLGYGPGGGFGFDEKSPVVAEGKSAKTVAAAPRSVNDKLSKKV; this is translated from the coding sequence ATGCGAAACAATTGCCTCATCGTTGTGGCATTGTGCCTCCTCGGTTTGGTGGCCGCCAAGTCTTCGGACGATCACTGGGTTTGGAGGTCGTACAATCGACACGAACGCTCCTTTCGGGATATCGATCGCAGGAGCTCGCCCATTCGGAATTCCTACGACAACAAGCTGAGAAGAGAACCCACAACCCGCCGACCTCTACCTGGAGAACCCGAGAACGACGAGATTGAGGACTATGCGGACGTGGAGCCCACCAGGTCGTCGGATACTCCCAATGTGGGCACTCGCCAGTATAATCCCTACGGAGGTCAACCCAATGCCGGACAATTTGGCGGCGTTGGAGGCTATGGTGGCAATCCGGGAGTGTTGGTGGGTCCTGGAGGACCCACTGGTATCATTGGAAGGCCTCAAATCTTCCCCAATCCCTACCAGCCAGGCTATGGAGGATTCTCAGGAGCACAAAATGGCATTGGTGGTTACCCGGGAGTGGGTGGCTATGCTGGCTTTCCTGGAGCCAATGTGGGCACAGGGTACACTGGCTATCCGGGCAATGGACTTGGCCTCAATCAGTTCCCCGGAAACGGGCAGTACCCCTACGGAACCTCCTACCCAGGCAGCGACTTCAATGGTAATCAGTTTGCTGCCGGTGGCCAGTTTCCCGGACTGGGGCAGTACCCGAGTAACCCACAGTTTGGAGGACCGCAGTACACCGAGGGCTATGGATTAGCTGGAGGCTTGGGTCTGGGCCAACTGGGCACTGGAGGCCTAGGCTACGGGCCAGGCGgtggctttggctttgatgAGAAATCTCCAGTAGTGGCAGAGGGAAAAAGTGCCAAGACTGTGGCAGCAGCTCCTCGGAGCGTCAACGATAAGCTCAGCAAGAAGGTCTAA
- the LOC108130144 gene encoding alpha-tocopherol transfer protein codes for MPSIRPLSPELQENAIKILNEVPERLDDDIAALRTWIKQQPHLKARTDDQFLVNFLRGCKFSLERTKSKIDRFYTLRTKYPEFYGGHNVDVDKLLEIFRLGSIVLLPRPLNDNGPRLALIRMAAYDPNKYTFQEVNVAGSLMQQIMLDEDDVAIVNGMISILDLSNVTTGHFLQMTPTFAKKMTVFQEEALPLRPQGIHFINTPNGFETIFNMVKPMMSKKQQGRLYVHGTKWEALYEQIPKQYLPVEYGGENGSIPELLKEWEQRILAYRNYWEEEKNYGTDERLRVGKPVDFESLFGLQGSFRQLNVD; via the exons ATGCCATCCATCCGACCACTGAGCCCGGAGCTCCAGGAGAATgcgattaaaattttaaacgaaGTGCCCGAGAGATTGGACGACGATATTGCGGCTCTGAGGACTTGGATTAAGCAGCAGCCCCACCTTAAGGCTCGTACCGATGATCAGTTCCTGGTGAACTTCCTTCGAGGATGTAAATTCAGTTTGGAGAGGACGAAATCAAAGATCGATCGTTTCTACACCCTGCGCACAAAGTATCCCGAGTTCTATGGGGGTCACAATGTTGACGTGGACAAGCTGCTTGAGATTTTCCGATTGGG TTCCATTGTTCTGTTGCCACGTCCACTGAACGATAATGGCCCACGTTTGGCTTTAATTCGAATGGCAGCCTATGATCCCAACAAGTACACCTTCCAGGAAGTAAATGTCGCTGGCAGTCTAATGCAGCAAATAATGCTCGACGAGGATGATGTGGCCATTGTTAATGGCATGATCTCCATTCTCGATCTGTCCAATGTGACCACAGGACACTTCCTGCAGATGACTCCCACCTTTGCCAAGAAGATGACGGTTTTCCAGGAGGAGGCTCTGCCATTGAGACCCCAAGGAATTCATTTCATAAACACGCCGAATGGTTTTGAAACTATCTTCAATATGGTCAAGCCTATGATGTCCAAAAAGCAGCAGGGCAGG TTATACGTCCATGGAACCAAATGGGAAGCACTTTACGAACAAATCCCCAAACAGTATTTGCCGGTGGAATATGGCGGGGAGAATGGATCCATTCCGGAACTACTTAAGGAGTGGGAACAACGAATTCTGGCCTACAGAAACTACTGGGAGGAGGAGAAGAACTACGGAACCGATGAACGCCTTCGGGTTGGCAAACCTGTCGACTTCGAGAGTCTTTTTGGACTGCAGGGCTCTTTCCGGCAACTGAATGTTGACTAA
- the LOC108130154 gene encoding retinol-binding protein pinta, whose product MISSYSQNSIRPLPEGLQKVAIEELNEVPSRIESDVAALREWLEKQPHLCSCKDTQFLLSFLRGSKFSLEKAKQKIDRFYSLQKAIPEVFNEHRLADDPQVLEIIRMGVILRVPLDKDDTGPAVTIIRAGAYDLNKFKFQDIIRVGSMFGEIMMMEDDNATVSGYLEIMDMTGVTGANLFSLQPQLLSKFSAYADEAMPTRQKGFHFINVPKAFEVGFKSLLGWFPGKIKERVSVSSDPEAIFERVPKHYLPKEYGGTKGTMQDIISSMEAKISSYKEYFEESQHFGTNEKLREEPELFKHEESHFGLDGSFRQLVID is encoded by the exons ATGATCAGTAGCTATTCCCAGAACTCCATTCGCCCCTTGCCGGAGGGTTTGCAAAAGGTGGCCATCGAGGAGCTAAACGAGGTGCCCAGTCGCATAGAATCGGATGTAGCTGCCCTAAGAGAATGGCTTGAAAAGCAGCCACATCTGTGCTCCTGTAAGGATACTCAGTTCCTGTTGAGTTTCCTGCGAGGCTCAAAGTTTAGTCTGGAAAAGGCCAAGCAAAAAATCGACAGGTTCTACAGTTTGCAAAAGGCCATCCCTGAGGTTTTCAACGAGCACCGTCTGGCAGATGATCCTCAAGTTCTGGAAATTATCCGAATGGG TGTGATACTACGAGTTCCCTTGGACAAGGATGACACAGGACCTGCTGTCACCATCATACGCGCTGGAGCCTATGATCTTAACAAATTCAAGTTCCAGGACATCATACGGGTGGGCTCCATGTTTGGCGAAATTATGATGATGGAGGACGACAATGCCACGGTCAGTGGTTACCTGGAGATCATGGACATGACAGGAGTGACCGGTGCGAATCTATTTTCCCTGCAGCCGCAGCTCCTTAGCAAATTTTCGGCCTATGCCGATGAGGCGATGCCCACCCGTCAGAAGGGCTTCCATTTCATCAACGTTCCCAAAGCCTTCGAAGTGGGTTTCAAGTCCTTGTTGGGCTGGTTTCcaggaaaaattaaagaaaga GTTTCTGTAAGCTCTGATCCAGAGGCCATTTTCGAGCGGGTCCCAAAGCATTATCTTCCCAAGGAGTATGGTGGCACTAAGGGCACTATGCAGGATATAATCTCCTCTATGGAAGCCAAGATATCGAGCTATAAGGAATATTTTGAGGAGAGCCAGCACTTTGGCACAAACGAGAAGTTACGTGAGGAACCCGAGCTTTTCAAGCATGAGGAGAGTCACTTCGGCTTGGATGGCTCATTTCGGCAGTTGGTGATCGACTAA